The following are encoded together in the Acidobacteriota bacterium genome:
- a CDS encoding helix-turn-helix transcriptional regulator — MTQYYAVLESDQLEALRSSANDGPNRVAAAIRLAGLTQRSVAVALDITEPHLSNVCRGHVKDVSLPTARKLAEFLGCSIEDLFPSRVA; from the coding sequence TTGACGCAATATTACGCCGTGCTCGAATCTGACCAGCTCGAAGCGTTGCGGTCTAGCGCAAATGACGGCCCCAACCGGGTTGCTGCGGCCATCCGGCTGGCGGGTCTGACCCAGCGGAGTGTGGCTGTGGCGCTCGACATCACCGAGCCGCACCTCAGCAACGTGTGCCGTGGGCACGTCAAGGACGTCTCGCTGCCTACGGCCCGCAAACTGGCTGAGTTCCTCGGCTGCTCGATTGAGGACCTCTTTCCATCGAGGGTGGCGTGA
- a CDS encoding S24 family peptidase: METCLALPTIGGNIREARKRAGFETGKAFAAAMGVDGSRVSEWETDTYQPSLDTLLKIATFLHCSIDELLNGVNQGYEAARRAFGPRASTVNDGIEAVVMDDDVGAGYLRNDIPVIAEGDASPGPNLFWDEEGLKSDVEDRISRPYDVRDQRAYGVRVRGDSMVPRYRPGEVLVVSPHTPVEDGDEVYVALLSGERLLKIARKSPGGWILESENRAYPARFVKKGEVGTMHPILWIRPARRSRGDRK; the protein is encoded by the coding sequence GTGGAGACTTGCCTTGCTTTGCCGACAATAGGCGGGAATATCAGGGAAGCTCGCAAGCGAGCCGGCTTCGAAACAGGGAAGGCCTTCGCTGCAGCGATGGGCGTCGATGGCTCACGGGTCAGCGAATGGGAAACGGACACCTACCAGCCCAGCCTGGACACGCTGCTGAAGATCGCGACTTTCCTGCACTGCTCGATTGACGAGCTGCTGAATGGCGTAAACCAGGGATATGAAGCCGCGCGCCGCGCGTTTGGCCCCCGCGCCTCGACGGTCAATGACGGAATCGAAGCAGTCGTGATGGATGACGACGTCGGCGCCGGCTATCTGCGCAACGACATTCCAGTGATCGCCGAAGGAGATGCCTCTCCTGGGCCAAACCTGTTCTGGGACGAGGAAGGCCTCAAGTCGGACGTGGAAGACCGCATCTCTCGGCCCTACGACGTTCGAGATCAGCGAGCCTACGGCGTGCGCGTACGCGGCGACTCGATGGTGCCCCGCTATCGTCCTGGAGAGGTACTCGTGGTGTCGCCGCACACTCCGGTCGAGGATGGTGACGAGGTCTACGTGGCGCTTCTATCAGGTGAGCGTTTGTTAAAGATCGCTCGCAAGTCGCCTGGTGGATGGATTCTTGAATCAGAGAACCGCGCCTATCCTGCGCGGTTCGTGAAAAAGGGTGAAGTCGGGACGATGCACCCAATTCTCTGGATCAGGCCAGCCCGCCGGTCGCGCGGTGATCGCAAGTGA
- a CDS encoding LysR family transcriptional regulator yields the protein MELFQLEAFLAVVREGSFSAAAKALYRTQPAISQTIKKLEDEIGRPLFDRSSRRGVLTDAGRVLADHAERLVNLRQRTMSALDDVRQLRTGRLTVAANELTCLYLLPILHEYRRLYPDVHITVQRALGSRVPAQVLDYGADFGVVTFRPDTAALQSIVVYHDELAFVVPPTHPLARRAKVSIAELASESFVAHHVSSPYRQRVIDTFRKRRVELRMPVEMPTIDAIKKFVAMGNGVALLPAITVEREIAYKELVRVEVPELTFDRKLRLIHRREGTLSHAAEAMLSVVEAQSALKKGRFAFAPER from the coding sequence ATGGAACTGTTCCAACTTGAAGCCTTTCTTGCAGTTGTGCGTGAAGGCAGCTTTTCCGCGGCCGCCAAGGCCCTGTATCGCACCCAGCCGGCCATCAGCCAGACCATCAAGAAGCTGGAGGACGAAATCGGCCGGCCGCTGTTCGATCGGTCGAGCCGGCGGGGGGTGCTGACCGACGCCGGGCGCGTGCTCGCCGACCACGCCGAGCGTCTGGTCAACCTGCGGCAGCGGACCATGTCGGCGCTCGACGACGTGCGGCAGTTGCGCACCGGCCGGCTGACCGTGGCCGCCAACGAGTTGACGTGCCTTTACCTGTTGCCGATCCTGCACGAATATCGCCGGCTCTACCCGGATGTGCACATCACGGTGCAGCGGGCCTTGGGCAGCCGCGTGCCCGCCCAGGTGCTCGACTACGGCGCCGACTTCGGCGTGGTCACGTTTCGCCCCGACACCGCCGCGCTGCAGTCGATCGTCGTGTATCACGACGAGCTGGCGTTCGTGGTGCCGCCGACGCATCCCCTGGCGCGGCGCGCCAAGGTGTCGATTGCGGAGTTGGCCAGCGAGTCGTTCGTCGCGCACCACGTGTCATCCCCGTACCGTCAACGGGTCATCGACACCTTTCGCAAACGCCGGGTCGAATTGCGCATGCCGGTGGAGATGCCGACCATCGACGCGATCAAGAAGTTCGTGGCCATGGGGAACGGTGTGGCGTTGCTGCCGGCGATTACCGTCGAGCGCGAGATTGCGTACAAGGAACTGGTGCGGGTCGAGGTGCCGGAACTCACGTTCGACCGCAAGCTCCGGCTGATCCACCGTCGCGAGGGCACGCTGTCGCATGCCGCCGAGGCGATGCTGTCGGTCGTGGAAGCGCAGAGCGCCCTGAAGAAGGGAAGGTTTGCCTTCGCGCCCGAGCGGTAG
- the leuD gene encoding 3-isopropylmalate dehydratase small subunit, with amino-acid sequence MSQPFRVHQGRVAPLRRSHVDTDQIIPKNFLKRIERTGFGPFLFHDWRRTATGDLDPAFSLNQPAYAGATILAAGPNFGCGSSREHAAWALTDAGFRVVLAPSFADIFRNNAVGNGLVPVAISETAVNTILDRAEAGTGYGLTIDLELCEVRDAHGLRERFAFDEASRQRLLEGKDEIDLILANDAEISAFEQRRTDSLA; translated from the coding sequence GTGAGCCAACCATTCCGCGTCCACCAGGGCCGCGTGGCACCGCTGCGCCGGAGCCATGTCGACACCGATCAGATCATCCCGAAGAACTTCCTGAAGCGCATCGAGCGCACCGGGTTTGGGCCGTTCCTGTTCCACGACTGGCGCCGCACCGCCACGGGCGACCTCGATCCGGCGTTCTCGCTGAACCAGCCGGCCTATGCCGGCGCCACGATCCTGGCGGCGGGGCCGAACTTCGGCTGCGGCTCGTCGCGCGAGCACGCCGCGTGGGCGTTGACCGATGCCGGCTTTCGCGTGGTGCTGGCGCCGTCGTTCGCCGACATCTTCCGCAACAACGCGGTGGGCAACGGCCTGGTCCCGGTCGCCATTTCCGAAACGGCGGTCAACACCATTCTCGACCGGGCCGAAGCCGGCACCGGCTACGGACTGACGATTGACCTCGAACTCTGTGAGGTGCGCGACGCGCACGGCCTGCGCGAACGCTTTGCGTTTGACGAGGCATCGCGGCAGCGGCTGCTCGAGGGCAAGGACGAAATCGACCTCATTCTCGCGAACGATGCCGAGATCTCGGCCTTTGAACAACGGCGCACGGACAGTCTCGCGTAA
- the leuB gene encoding 3-isopropylmalate dehydrogenase, with protein MSLTIALLPGDGIGPEVTAEAVRILKNVAQHAGKSFTFSTHRIGGVAIDSDGQGLPEATLEACLGADAVLLGAVGHPKFDGRLPSQRPEAALLALRQALGGYANLRPAICYAPLAKRTPFQPEKVKGADILIIRELLGGLYFGEPRGFEASGTTAFNTLIYSRHEVERVARVAFERARERRGRVASIDKANVLETSQLWRKVVSETAKEYPDIALEHVFVDTAAMRLATSPTSFDVMLCDNLFGDILSDQAASIAGSLGVLPSATLGGRVDLYEPVHGSAPDIAGKGWANPVGAIASAAMLLRFTAKMDKEAAEIDHAIEDALTAGARTRDLAGPGERVLSTQEMGQAIEDALADVRDRRHSYHAV; from the coding sequence ATGTCACTGACGATCGCCCTGCTGCCGGGCGACGGCATCGGGCCGGAAGTCACGGCCGAGGCCGTGCGCATCCTGAAGAACGTCGCGCAGCACGCCGGCAAGTCGTTCACGTTCAGCACGCACCGGATTGGCGGCGTGGCCATCGATAGCGACGGCCAGGGCCTGCCCGAGGCCACGCTCGAGGCCTGTCTCGGCGCCGACGCGGTGCTGCTTGGCGCGGTCGGCCACCCGAAGTTCGACGGCCGCCTCCCCTCGCAGCGGCCCGAGGCGGCCCTGCTCGCCTTGCGCCAGGCGCTCGGCGGCTACGCCAACCTGCGGCCAGCCATCTGCTATGCGCCGCTGGCGAAGCGCACGCCGTTCCAGCCCGAGAAGGTGAAGGGCGCCGACATCCTGATCATCCGCGAGCTGCTGGGCGGCCTGTACTTCGGCGAGCCGCGTGGCTTCGAGGCGTCGGGCACCACCGCGTTCAACACGTTGATCTACTCGCGTCATGAAGTGGAACGAGTCGCCCGCGTCGCCTTCGAGCGCGCGCGTGAACGGCGTGGCCGGGTCGCCTCGATCGACAAGGCGAACGTGCTCGAAACCTCGCAGCTGTGGCGCAAGGTGGTCTCAGAAACCGCGAAGGAATACCCGGACATCGCGCTCGAGCACGTCTTCGTCGACACCGCGGCCATGCGGCTCGCGACCTCGCCCACCAGCTTCGACGTCATGCTGTGCGACAACCTGTTCGGCGACATCCTGAGCGACCAGGCGGCTTCGATCGCCGGCTCGCTTGGCGTGCTGCCGTCGGCCACGCTCGGCGGCCGCGTGGATCTGTACGAGCCGGTGCACGGCTCGGCACCCGACATTGCCGGCAAGGGCTGGGCGAACCCGGTCGGCGCCATCGCCAGCGCCGCCATGCTGCTTCGCTTTACCGCGAAGATGGACAAGGAAGCGGCGGAGATCGATCACGCCATTGAAGACGCCCTGACGGCCGGCGCGCGGACGCGCGACCTGGCCGGTCCCGGCGAGCGCGTGCTCTCAACCCAGGAGATGGGCCAGGCCATCGAAGACGCGTTGGCCGACGTGCGCGACAGGCGGCATTCGTATCATGCCGTCTAA
- a CDS encoding tyrosine-type recombinase/integrase: MGAFFEEGRGEALHEVKGKRLRGGWRYQFQYQLQSYKSPRGFNTQRDALDAEAEHRRRLKLQAAGVYVPPTKATAASFQNWAGVYSEYVHSLHAKGLIKRPEIIDANLSSVLRFWGRRPTKPGAYVHPTGKYLDLTLADPIADPSLMRAFDEWMDAEGIEGSTRNHYNTTMSRMYWLALQAEYRREAGEPAYNPFAQRPRSKGKRRRVALSVEQIQAWIAQASYHVRIAMSVAALAPELRLVNVLQLTWKESHESHVDLANGRVIVWDHKTDADGKVIVVPITAQLQEILEDAKTRHPRSTHVVWYHGGPVKDIGGGVKAAAIAAGLTWGRSVAGGATFHTLRHSMNTFMGRMKIHPVHHQQAAGHKDFATTLSYSHLNVDDKVNTLEQLSGGLPILGLVKGAVSRISRATRGKKSKRGDLRGDSSRKPRVKTARKGRTAGLKRGPNLARKKAPKVLKK, translated from the coding sequence ATGGGTGCGTTCTTCGAGGAAGGCCGCGGCGAGGCGCTGCACGAGGTCAAGGGCAAACGCCTCCGGGGCGGCTGGCGCTACCAGTTCCAGTACCAGCTCCAGAGCTACAAGTCGCCGCGTGGCTTCAACACGCAGCGCGACGCCCTGGACGCCGAGGCGGAGCACCGGCGCCGGCTCAAGCTGCAGGCCGCCGGCGTCTACGTGCCGCCCACGAAAGCCACGGCCGCGAGCTTCCAGAACTGGGCCGGCGTGTATTCGGAGTACGTGCATTCCCTGCACGCGAAGGGCCTGATCAAACGGCCCGAGATCATTGACGCCAACCTGAGTTCGGTGCTGCGCTTCTGGGGCCGTCGGCCGACGAAGCCTGGCGCCTACGTGCACCCGACCGGCAAGTATCTGGACCTCACCCTGGCCGACCCGATCGCCGACCCGAGCTTGATGCGCGCGTTCGATGAATGGATGGACGCCGAAGGCATCGAAGGGTCCACGCGCAACCACTACAACACCACGATGAGCCGGATGTACTGGCTCGCGCTGCAGGCCGAGTATCGGCGCGAGGCGGGCGAGCCGGCTTATAACCCGTTCGCGCAGCGGCCGCGGTCGAAGGGCAAGCGTCGGCGGGTTGCCCTCTCGGTCGAACAGATCCAGGCGTGGATCGCGCAGGCGTCGTATCACGTTCGCATCGCTATGTCGGTCGCGGCCCTCGCGCCTGAGCTGCGCCTGGTCAACGTGCTGCAGCTCACCTGGAAGGAATCCCACGAGTCGCACGTCGACCTGGCGAACGGCCGCGTTATCGTGTGGGACCACAAGACGGATGCCGACGGCAAGGTCATCGTCGTGCCGATCACCGCGCAGCTGCAGGAGATCCTCGAGGACGCGAAGACCAGGCACCCGCGATCGACCCACGTGGTCTGGTATCACGGCGGCCCGGTGAAGGACATCGGTGGCGGCGTGAAGGCAGCGGCGATCGCGGCCGGGTTGACGTGGGGTCGCTCTGTCGCCGGCGGCGCGACCTTCCACACCCTGCGGCACTCGATGAACACCTTCATGGGGCGCATGAAGATTCATCCGGTGCATCACCAGCAGGCGGCTGGGCACAAGGATTTCGCGACGACGCTGTCGTATTCACATCTGAACGTCGACGACAAGGTCAACACGCTCGAGCAACTGTCAGGCGGCCTGCCAATCCTCGGGTTGGTCAAAGGGGCTGTTAGCCGGATTTCGCGTGCGACGCGGGGTAAGAAATCGAAGCGGGGTGACTTGCGGGGTGACTCTAGCCGGAAACCACGGGTCAAAACGGCCCGAAAGGGCCGCACCGCGGGCCTCAAGCGAGGCCCGAATCTGGCTCGCAAGAAGGCACCTAAAGTGTTGAAGAAGTAA
- a CDS encoding helix-turn-helix domain-containing protein, with protein MTPDRTVTEVASELQCSPKKVRRLAAAGTLPAYRLGRDWRFRPNAVEQLRQRLAHKPVDTALQAVDRVAPRTGGRLKGWNKFA; from the coding sequence ATGACCCCCGATCGCACGGTGACGGAGGTCGCGAGTGAACTGCAGTGCTCGCCGAAGAAGGTGCGACGGCTGGCCGCGGCCGGCACGCTGCCCGCGTATCGCCTGGGCCGGGATTGGCGCTTTCGGCCGAACGCCGTCGAGCAGTTGCGGCAGCGCCTCGCGCACAAGCCGGTTGACACCGCACTGCAGGCCGTCGATCGCGTGGCGCCGCGGACCGGCGGCCGGCTGAAAGGGTGGAACAAGTTCGCGTAA
- a CDS encoding 2-isopropylmalate synthase — protein MATRSRIHVFDTTLRDGEQAPGFSMTATEKLRLAQQLDRLGVDIIEAGFPISSDGDFDAVKTIAGAVRRPIIAGLARAIPADIDRAWAALAGAARPRIHVFLATSDIHLEHKLRISREQCVAQIKSAVAHARALCADVEFSAEDATRSDLAFLCEVAVAAVEAGATTINLPDTVGYALPADIHRMFSTVGQLIGDRAVLSAHCHNDLGMAVANSVAAIQAGARQVECTINGIGERAGNASLEEIVMTLEVRADALPFTTGINTPGLVPASNTLSAIVGVSVPPNKAIVGANAFAHEAGIHQDGMLKYELTYEIMRPESVGAAGTRLVLGKHSGLRGLDARCRDLGHRLRQAELERLYVKVTALADRTKTVDDAQLTAIIRDEMATAMAVGAAAGAQRGDAACH, from the coding sequence ATGGCCACCAGATCCCGCATCCACGTCTTCGACACGACCCTTCGCGACGGCGAGCAAGCGCCGGGCTTCAGCATGACAGCGACAGAGAAGCTGCGGCTGGCCCAGCAATTGGACCGCCTCGGCGTCGACATCATCGAAGCCGGCTTCCCCATTTCGTCGGACGGCGACTTCGACGCGGTGAAGACCATTGCCGGCGCCGTGCGGCGGCCGATCATCGCCGGCCTGGCCCGGGCGATCCCGGCCGACATCGACCGCGCCTGGGCGGCGCTGGCGGGCGCGGCGCGGCCGCGCATCCACGTATTTCTGGCGACGTCTGACATCCACCTCGAACACAAGCTGCGCATCTCGCGCGAGCAGTGCGTGGCGCAAATCAAGAGCGCCGTGGCCCACGCGCGGGCCCTGTGTGCCGACGTCGAGTTCTCGGCCGAAGACGCGACGCGCAGCGACCTGGCGTTCCTGTGCGAGGTCGCGGTCGCGGCGGTGGAGGCCGGCGCCACCACCATCAACCTGCCCGACACGGTCGGCTACGCGCTGCCAGCCGACATTCACAGGATGTTCTCGACCGTCGGCCAACTGATCGGCGACCGCGCGGTCCTCTCCGCCCACTGCCACAACGACCTCGGCATGGCGGTGGCCAACTCCGTCGCGGCCATCCAGGCCGGCGCGCGGCAGGTCGAGTGCACCATCAACGGCATTGGCGAGCGGGCCGGGAACGCATCGCTCGAAGAGATTGTCATGACGCTCGAAGTGCGGGCCGATGCCCTGCCCTTCACGACCGGGATCAACACCCCTGGCCTCGTGCCCGCCAGCAACACGCTGTCGGCCATCGTCGGGGTCTCGGTGCCGCCGAACAAGGCCATTGTCGGGGCGAACGCCTTCGCGCACGAGGCCGGCATTCACCAGGATGGCATGCTGAAGTACGAACTGACCTACGAGATCATGCGCCCCGAGTCGGTGGGCGCGGCGGGGACGCGGCTGGTGCTCGGCAAGCATTCCGGCCTGCGCGGCCTCGACGCGCGGTGCCGCGACCTGGGCCATCGCCTGCGGCAGGCCGAACTCGAGCGTCTCTACGTCAAGGTGACGGCGCTCGCGGATCGCACCAAGACGGTGGACGACGCCCAGTTGACCGCGATCATTCGCGACGAGATGGCCACGGCAATGGCCGTGGGCGCCGCGGCCGGTGCGCAACGCGGAGACGCCGCATGTCACTGA
- the leuC gene encoding 3-isopropylmalate dehydratase large subunit, whose protein sequence is MPSNFWAVGHPSTRAPKHPSTLLDKVWDAHVVRVLDDGRSLIYIDRHLVHEVTSPQAFEGLRLAGRKVRRPDLTFATVDHNVPTAGRELPIADPLARAQVEALRRNAPTFGVPLFDFDSGRQGIVHVIGPELGLTLPGTTIVCGDSHTSTHGAFGALAFGIGTSEVEHVLATQCLVQQKPKAMRVQFTGALMPRVTAKDVALAMIARLGFSGGTGYALELGGPLVASFSMEERMTLCNMSIEAGARSALVAPDETTYTYLKGRPHAPHGADWDAAVADWRGLRSDDGATFDAEVAIDVSALAPVVTWGTRPDMSLPITANVPDPSSAASEGDAAAMARALTYMGLTPGTPIESVPVDRVFIGSCTNARIADLRAAADVVRGHRVKAGVRALVVPGSQQVKADAEREGLDRIFAAAGFEWREPGCSMCLGMNDDVLGEGERCASTSNRNFEGRQGRGGRTHLVSPAMAAAAAIEGHFTDVRQWEYR, encoded by the coding sequence ATGCCGTCTAACTTCTGGGCCGTCGGGCACCCCAGCACCCGAGCACCCAAGCACCCCAGCACCTTGCTCGATAAGGTGTGGGACGCACACGTGGTGCGTGTCCTCGATGACGGTCGCAGCCTGATTTACATCGATCGGCACCTCGTCCACGAGGTGACGTCGCCGCAAGCCTTCGAAGGCTTGCGCCTCGCCGGCCGGAAGGTGCGACGGCCCGACCTGACCTTTGCCACCGTCGATCACAACGTGCCGACCGCTGGCCGCGAGCTGCCCATTGCCGATCCGCTCGCGCGGGCGCAGGTCGAAGCCCTGCGTCGTAACGCCCCGACATTCGGCGTGCCGCTCTTCGACTTCGACAGCGGCCGCCAGGGCATTGTCCACGTGATCGGCCCCGAACTGGGCCTCACACTGCCGGGCACCACGATCGTGTGCGGCGACAGCCACACGAGCACCCACGGCGCATTCGGCGCGCTGGCATTCGGCATCGGCACGAGCGAGGTCGAGCACGTGCTGGCGACGCAGTGCCTGGTCCAGCAGAAACCGAAGGCGATGCGCGTGCAGTTCACCGGCGCGCTGATGCCCCGCGTCACCGCCAAGGATGTCGCGCTGGCGATGATCGCCCGCCTCGGGTTCAGCGGCGGCACCGGCTATGCGCTCGAGCTCGGCGGCCCACTGGTGGCGTCATTCTCGATGGAAGAACGGATGACGCTGTGCAACATGAGCATCGAAGCCGGCGCGCGCAGCGCGCTGGTGGCGCCGGACGAGACGACCTACACCTATCTGAAGGGCCGCCCGCACGCGCCACACGGCGCCGATTGGGACGCCGCCGTCGCCGACTGGCGTGGGCTTCGCAGTGATGACGGCGCCACCTTCGATGCCGAGGTCGCCATCGACGTCAGCGCGCTGGCGCCGGTCGTGACCTGGGGCACGCGTCCCGATATGTCGCTGCCCATCACCGCCAACGTTCCCGACCCCAGTTCGGCGGCCTCGGAAGGCGACGCCGCAGCGATGGCGCGCGCCCTCACCTACATGGGCCTGACGCCCGGCACACCAATCGAGTCAGTGCCCGTGGACCGGGTGTTCATCGGCTCGTGCACCAATGCCCGCATCGCCGACCTGCGCGCCGCGGCCGACGTGGTCCGCGGCCACCGGGTCAAGGCCGGCGTGCGCGCGCTCGTGGTACCGGGCTCACAACAGGTCAAGGCCGACGCCGAGCGCGAAGGCCTCGACCGCATCTTCGCCGCAGCCGGCTTCGAGTGGCGCGAACCCGGCTGCTCCATGTGCCTGGGCATGAACGACGATGTGCTGGGCGAGGGCGAACGGTGCGCCTCCACCAGCAACCGCAACTTCGAAGGCCGCCAGGGCCGCGGCGGGCGCACGCACCTGGTCAGTCCGGCGATGGCCGCCGCCGCCGCCATCGAGGGCCATTTCACCGACGTGCGGCAATGGGAGTACCGGTGA
- the tcmP gene encoding three-Cys-motif partner protein TcmP, with translation MLGKWDGGVVFIDLMAGPGICVDRTDQSEFIGSPLLALNTKKAWTQIYLVELDVQLRQALEQRVAQQPRSNTVQIIAGDSNSAGVIARLRTASEGALAVAFVDLIGQEIAFDTIRQLTTGRSIDLWFSFPELDLRRNATLAPRDMDHAARWTRFFGTEEWRPIVEQRRPRAALVELLKLYRRQLEALGYITEVSKLPMKNSLGATMYRPLFASKNARGIDFFHKSLLRDAGAPKPATLFDLG, from the coding sequence ATGCTCGGGAAGTGGGATGGCGGCGTGGTCTTTATCGACCTCATGGCCGGGCCCGGCATCTGCGTTGACCGCACCGACCAATCGGAGTTCATCGGCTCGCCGCTACTCGCCCTGAACACCAAGAAGGCGTGGACGCAGATCTATCTCGTCGAACTTGATGTTCAGCTGCGCCAGGCGCTCGAGCAGCGCGTCGCCCAACAGCCTCGCAGCAACACCGTGCAGATTATCGCCGGCGACAGCAACAGCGCGGGGGTCATCGCGCGGTTGCGCACCGCTTCCGAGGGTGCGCTCGCGGTCGCATTTGTGGATCTCATTGGCCAGGAAATCGCCTTCGACACCATTCGCCAGCTGACGACCGGCCGCAGCATCGACCTGTGGTTTAGTTTTCCGGAGCTCGACCTGCGAAGGAACGCCACATTGGCCCCGCGTGACATGGACCACGCCGCCAGATGGACGCGCTTCTTTGGAACCGAGGAGTGGCGCCCGATCGTAGAGCAGCGTCGACCGAGAGCAGCGCTGGTCGAACTCCTGAAACTCTATCGCCGGCAGCTCGAGGCGCTCGGCTACATCACCGAGGTCAGCAAGCTACCGATGAAGAACTCCTTGGGCGCCACGATGTATCGGCCGCTCTTTGCCTCGAAGAACGCGCGGGGGATCGACTTTTTTCACAAGTCGCTGTTGCGAGACGCCGGCGCGCCCAAGCCCGCTACGCTCTTCGACCTCGGGTAG